The segment TGCTCGCCGCTGATGTAACCCTGCGGGGTCACGCCCGGGCGAGACACGGCGCGTACGTCGGCTTCGTGGCCGTCGACCGGGTGATAGGGCGACCACGCGCGCACCTCGCCGCTCGGGAGGCGCTCGACGAGAGAAGCCTCCCAGCGATCGACGCAGACGCGGCCGTCGACGAGCGCCATCTCCGCCGGGCAACGCGAGGTGTTCGCGAGGATCTCGCTGTCGAGGTCCTCGGCGACGGAGCGCCACGCAGCCGCGGCGAGCCGGGTCTCGGTGGTGACGACGCGCGCCTCGGTGGATCGCACCGCGGTGGGCCGCTCGACGGGGGCGGAGACACGCGTGACGGGCGCGGGAACACCCGCCGCCGCGTGGATCGGCGAGAGCCCGCCCGGGGCGGCGCAGCCGACGGCGGCCGTAGCGAGGACGGCGGTCACGATGAGGCTGGAAACGTTCCGTGGGACGGGACGCAAGGCGAGGCTGGATCGCGGGGGCCGCCCGGGAGGGCCGGGTGCGAGCCAGTCTGCGTCGTCCGCCTTCGTCGCCACGAGCTTCGAAGATGCCTACGGATGCGACGAGACGCAATGGAGAAAAATGGGAACGCCCGCGGGCGCGGTCGCCTTCCCACGCTTTCGCCGCTTGACAACGGTCGGGGAGGTTTTCGGAGAGTCGTTCTTTTGAGGTCCAACCGTTGGACCACGGACGGGTTTTCACCACGAGGGCGCTCGAGGAGGCGCCCTCGTGGTGAGGGGGGACCTCAGTCGTGGACGCCGGTGCCGAGATCGGCCGCGTTCCACTTGAAGTTGTCGATCAGGACGAGCGAGTCGTAGTTCTGGTCGCCGACGTCGAAGACCATGAGCTCGAGCGTGATCGTCTCGCCGGGCACGATGGAGGCGTCGTTGAAGAGCCACTTCGTCCCGCCGCCGCTGTTGTCCAGCGTCAGCCCCGTGCCCGCGAGGTCCGTCGTGCCGAACGGGCAGGTGTTGCAGCCCTTGGGGACGCAGACGTCGAAGAAGCCGTTGTTCACGCTGATCGCGTTGCCCGACGCGTCCTTGGCGACGTTCTTGTCGAGCGGCAGGCCCGGCGAGCCGGACGTGAGCAGCGCGAGGAAGAAGTCGTTGAACGTCGTGCACTGGAACGTCCAGTACTCGAAGGAGAAGAACCGGAAGCTGTACGTGAACGACTTCGCGTTCGTGGGCGTGCGGATCTTGAGGCGCACGTTCACCGGGTCGTTCGCGTCGCTGCCCGAGGTGCAGGTGCCGTTGCAGCCCTGCGACGACGGCAGCTTGCCGCCGTTCGCCAGGAGGTAGGCGGAAGGCGGATCGCTGTCGATGCCGTTGTATACATGGTAACCGGCGAATCCAGCGTCGTTCTCGTCGCGCATCATGCCGGTCGAGAGCCCGGCCATCGTCGCGCCCTTCTGCGGCACCACGTTGGTGCCGAAGTTCTGGAGGATCGCCGTCGACTTGTTCTGCAGCGTCGTGAGCTGAGCCCCGGTCGGCGCGTTGCCGTTCGCGAGGACGAGATCCGCGCTGAGCACGCCCCACTTCTTGTACTCGCCCGCCGGCGGGTTCTCCTCGACGAACTGGCAGAGCTCGATGGCCTTCGCCACGTCCTCGGCCAGGACGCCGGTGAGCTTCGCCGCCTCGCTGCAGGGCTGGGGCTCCTCGTTGTCGGGCGTGGTCGAGTCGCAGTCGTTGTCGAGGCCGTCGTTCGGGAACTCGTAGGCGCCAGGATTGACGGCCTTCGGGTTCGAGCAGCCGGGGCTCAGGTAGTCGCAGCAGTCGCCGCCGCCGCACGAGCTGTAGCCATCGCCGTCGAAATCACCGCCGAAGTCGTCGGCCGCGCCGTTGCAGTCGTCGTCGATGGCGTTGGCGCAGACCTCGTACTTCGGCAGCACCTGGCCGACACAATCGCCCCAGCCCGAGCCGTCCTCCTTGCACGTCTGCGTGCCGGCCTTGCACGGACCGACGCCAACCGTCCCCGGCACGCCCTGGTAACAAGACTGCGTCTGGCCAGGCACGCAGGCGCACGCGCCGTCCTGCAGCACGTTCCACTCGCAGCCGTCCTCCGAGTTCTGGTTGCAGTCGGCGAAGCCGTTCTTGCAGGAGCCGAGCACGCAGAGGCCGTTGTCGCAGAGCGCGGTGCCATTGGTCGGCGACTTGCACGAGTTGTTGCAGAAGCCGCAGTTGTTCTCGTCGCCCGAGAGGTCGTAGCAGCTCGAGCCGCAGCAACTGAAGCCAGCCTGGCAAGGCTGGACGCCGGAGCAGCCGGGGATGCAGGTGCTCGAGATGCAGATCGACCCGGCGTTGCAGTCGGTGTCGATCACGCACCCGACGCACTTGTTCATCATGGTGTCGCAGGCCTGCGCGCCGGGGCAGTCGCTCTTGATCGTGCAGCCGACCTCGCACTTCTTCGAGGTCGGGTTGCAGTACTGCCCCATGCCGCAGTCGTCGAGGAACGGGTCGGGGCTCGGGAGGCACGCGACGCAGACGCCCGTGCTCACGTCGCAGATCGTGCCGCCCGGATCGTTCGCGCAATCGCCGTCCGACACGCAGCCCATGGGCCCGGCGCCCGAGCCGCCCATGCCGCCCATGCCGCCCGCGCCGCCGGTGCCGCCCATCCCACCCGCGCCCGCGGCGCCTCCCATGCCGCCGCTGCCGCCGGCGTTCACGTTCGTCGAGCCCGCCGAGCCGCCGCCGCCGTCCGCGGCGCAGCCAGCCGCGGCCGCGTACGCGACGAGCGCCGGGACGAGCAGGGTCGAAAGCGAAGAGCGCATCTCGCTCAGCCTCGTACGCTTCACCATTTCCAATACCTCATCGTAAAACTGCGAGCGGGCCGAGCCCGCACATTCCGAAGCCCGAGGCCACACGCCGCGCTCCCGAAGACCGCGGCGCGCAGCGGATCACTTGTGCACACCGGCGGCCGCCGCCTGGAGGCCCCACCGGAAGTAGTCGAGCAGCACCGTCGAATCGACGTTCGAGTCGCCAGCGTCGGCGACGATGAACTCGAGGTCGATCGTCTCGCCGGGCACGACGGGCGCCTCGTTCACGAGCCACACCGTGCCGCCGCCGTCCTTGTAATCGCCGTCCCAGCCGCCCATGCCCGTGCCGATGAGCTCCAGCGTTCCCGCCGGGCACGCACCCGGGGGCGAGATCGGCGAGGGGAAGCAGACCTCGAAGAACGCGTTGTTGACGGTGATCGAGTTGCCGTTCGCGTCCTTCGCGATGTTGCGATCGGCGGGCAGCGGCACCTGCGGCGGATCCGCCATCGGGTCCGGCTGCCAGTTGCTCCGCAGGAGCGCGAGGAAGAAGTCGTTGAACTGACCGCAGGTGTACTCGGGGTACTCCGCGGTGTAGGCCTTCAGCCGGTACGAGAACGACCGCGCGTTCGTGGGCACGCGGATGCGAAGCTTGAAGTTGACCGAGTCGTACGCCTTCGTGCAGTTCTCGCCGAGGCACGACGGGCACTCGTCGGGCGAAGGCAACTTGCCGCCGTTCGCCGCGAGGTAATCGGCCGGGATCGGGCAGAGCGTGTTCGCCTTGAAGTTGCCCTTCTGGACGTCCGGGTTCGGGCCGTTCTGCGGGTAGACGAAGCCCGGGTCGTCCACGTCGCGCGCCGTGCCCGTGGAGAGCGCGGCCATCGTCGCGCCCTTGCGCGGCGTCACGTTGGGCCCGTAGTTCGCCAGCACGCCGACCTGCACGTCCTTCGGTACCTGCGCGCTCGACCCGTCCGCGAGCACGAGCTGGCTCGAGATCACGCCCCACTTCCTCTGCGGGAGCGGCGCGTTCTCGAGGGTGAACTGGCAGAGCTCCATGGCCTTGACGAGCTCGAGCGTGCTCGTCGGCGTGGCGAGCGGCGCATCCGTGCAGTCGGTCGCCACGACGTCGTCCTTCGTCGACGGGTCGCAGTCGTCGTCGATGCCGTTGCCGAGGTACTCGAACGCGCCGGGGTTCACGCCCTCGGGCGAGTCGCACTTGATGTCGTTGTCGCAGCAGTCGCCGTCGCCGATGGTCCAGCCATCGTTGTCGGCGTCGATCGACATGGGATCGCCGCCCGCGCCGCCGCCGCCGCCCGCGCCGCCCATGCCGCCGCCGGCTCCACCCGCGCCGCCCATGCCGCCCATGCCGCCAGCGCCGCCCATGCCGCCCATGCCGCCAGCGCCGCCCATCCCGCCGACGCCGCCCGCGCCGCCCATGCCGCCAGCGCCGCCCATGCCACCTGCGCCGCCCATCCCGCCGACGCCGCCCACGCCGCCTGCGCCGCCGGTGCCGCCGCCTGCGCCGCCGGTGCCGCCGCCCGTGCCGCCCATGCCGCCGGCCGCGCCTGCGCCGCCCGAACCGCCGGTCGCGCCGTTGCCACCTGTGCCCGTGGAGTCGTCGGAGCACGACGCGAGGCCGAGGGTGCCCGCGAGCAGGAGCAGCGAGCTGGAAAAGAGAAGGGAACGAGCCATTCGTGAAACCTCCGAGAGCAACGCGCCGGCGCGGCGCCGCCCAGGACCAGCGGCGGTGCGACTACGTGGAGCACCTGCCGCTCGTGTTGGATCCGGAGCCTGCGCCTGCCGGGGAGCGCGGCCCCGATCGAGCGGGCCGAAGCGACTTCCGGGGCATCGTCTCAGATTTCCGCGCGCGGCTCAACTCGGACGAACGAAAACGACGAGCGCCATGGCAACCCGGAAAAACGTCAGCCACGGCGCGAAAAAGCCGCAATGTGAGGTGCGTCAGATCGGGCGGGGAGGGGCGAGGCCGAAGGGGCGACGCGCCCGGCGCGATCGTGCTCCGGGCGCGTGTTCGGGAGCGGATCAGTAGACGTTGATCTGGTTGTCGAAGCAGTCCTTATAGGCCTCGTTGCAGTCGACGATCGCGCTCTCCGAGATGCAGTCGGCCAGGACCTGCAGCGTCTCGTTGTTGAGCGGGGTCGTCTGGAGCAGGCAGGTCTGCGACTCGAAGGTCTCGCCGTTGATGCAGAGGTTCTTGGCGATCGTCTCGCACGCGAGCGCCGCGTCCGCCGAGGGGCAGGCCTCGTTGTACATCTTGCCCACGCAGTCGGCGACCTGCTGGTCATCGCAGGCGTTGGCGGGCTCGACCCCGATGTCGTCGAGGCAGCCCTGAAGGTAGTCGGCGGCGCCGTCCGTGTAGATCTCGAAGCCGCGCTTGCAGAGGCTGTAGCCGGGCGGATCGTAGGTGAAGGCGTTGCCGTTCTCGTCTTTGCCCTGGCATTGCGCCGCGGGGCCGTTCGGAGCGGGCGTGATGTTCATGGCGTCGCAGGCCGCGACCGTGACCGTGCCGTCGTCCGGGCCGACGCAGGCGCCCCCGCCACCGGCGCCGCCAGCGCCGCCGACGCCGGCGCCACCCTCACCACCCTGACCACCGACGCCGCCGGTGCCGCCCGTGCCGCCGACCCCGGGGCCGCCGCTGCCGCCGTTGCCGCCGGTGTTGTTGGGGTTGGGGTCCGAGACGATGATGCAGCCGCTGGCGAGGGCCGCGGCCGCGAGGAACGAAGTAAGGGCCAAAGCAAACGTAGCGCGAGACTGCATGTTCCAAGTCCTCCGGAGTTGGGGGGACGCCGACGGCCCGGGGGGGGGCTCCGGCGCGGACGATCCCAAGAAGTGCACCGTATACGAGCACGCCTGGCGGAACCTTCAAATCCAAGCCACGATCAGCACGCCCGTTCAGCGATCGCGGTGGATCCGTTCAGCCGGATCCCTCACGGAAGGGCGCGCGTGCAGATTTTCTGCGGATCTGTCTTGCAAGCGCCGTGGGGCTTTGCTAGACACCGCGCTCCGTTTTCCTGGGGGCGATCGCCGGTGGCGTTCGTCCCTCCCGAAGCCGTAACGGCGCTTCGGACTCAGCTCGCCTCTTCGGCCGCCGTGGGACACCCCCCGGTGACGCGGAGAGGGCGCCTCGTCGAGAGACGTCGGGTTGATGTTCCGGGACGTACGACGGCAGGGCTCGGTTGAACAGGCGCCGGCTTGTCGACCGGGTTGGCCAACGACCGGGCGCCCTGGGCCGGACCGGCCCCCTGTCTGCGAGGTTTCTCGGATGCTAAGCAAGGCCAGTGCGATGTTTTCGCGGATCTCTCCGCGAAAGGCGCGCATGATTGCGGACCTGGTCCGCGGACGCGATGCAGCGGATGCGATCCAGCTGCTCCAGTTCACGGAGAAGTCGGCTGCGCCGGTGATCAAGAAGGTCATCGAGAGCGCGGTGGCGAACGCCCGCCAGGGTGGCGCCGACGTCGACGCTTTGTTCATCAGCAAGGCCACGGTCGACAAGGGCCCGAACAAGTTCAACCGCCGCTGGCGCCCCCGTGCGATGGGGCGCGCGACGAAAGTCGTGAAGGGCGTCTCTCACATCGTGATCGAGCTCAGCGAGCGCAAGTAAAGGAACACGGCTTCCATGGGACAGAAGACCCATCCGTACGGCTTCCGCGTCGGCGTGATCAAGACGTGGAGCAGCAAGTGGTACGAGGACGGCAACGCGTACCAGAAGTGGCTCCACGAGGACATCCGCATCAAGCGGGCGATCAAGCAGTACCTCTACAACGCGAACATCGCGAGCGTGGAGATCGAGCGCGCCGCGAACCGGGCCAAGGTCATCGTCTACACGGCGCGTCCGGGGATGGTGATCGGCAAGGGCGGCAAGGGCATCGAGACGCTGAAGGGCGGCAACGTCGGCACCGCGAGCAAGGGTGAGACGGTGTTCCCGGGCGTCGCGTCCTTCACGGACAACGAGGTCTTCATCGACGTCCAGGAGGTCCGCAAGGCGGAGACGAACGCGCAGCTCGTCGCGGAGAACATCGCGACCCAGCTCGAGCGTCGTATCGCGTTCCGCCGCGCCATGAAGAAGGCCGTCGCGACGGCGATGAAGTTTGGCGCGAAGGGCATCCGCGTGCGGTGCGCGGGTCGTCTCGGTGGCAGCGAGATGAGCCGGGTCGAGACGTACCGCGAGGGTCGGGTTCCGCTCCACACGCTGCGCGCCGACATCGAGTTCGGCCTCGCCGAGGCGAGGACGAAGGTCGGCATCATCGGCGTGAAGGTGTGGATCTTCAAGGGTGAGGTTCTCCAGCGCAAATCGCGCCGGATTCAGTAGGAACTGACCGATGCTGTCTCCCAAGCGAACGAAGTTCCGCAAGATGCAGAAGGGCCGCATTCGCGGGGTTGCGACCACGGGAAGCGACGTGTCCTTCGGTGATTTCGGTCTGCAGGCGCTCGAACCCGCGCGCATCACGTCTCGCCAGATCGAGGCGGCGCGTATGGCGATTCAGCGTCACTGCAAGCGCGCGGGTAAGCTCTGGATCCGCATCTTCCCGGACCGGCCGGTGACGAAGAAGCCGCTCGAGGTCCGCATGGGTGGCGGAAAGGGTGCGCCGGAGGAGTGGGCCGCGGCGGTGCGGCCTGGCCGCGTCATGTACGAGATTTCGGGCGTGCCCGAGGAGATGGCGCGGGAGGCCTTCCGCCTCGCGTCGCACAAGCTCCCGATGGCGTGCAAGTTCATCGCTCGCGGGATCGTGTGAGGTATTCGAGATGAAGGCGAAGGATCTGCGCGAACGCACGACGGAGCACCTGCAGGAGCTCGAGAAGACCCTCGGGCGCGAGGTGTTCGACGCCAAATTCAAGAACTTCACGAACCGGCTGAACGACACGGCGGCGATCCGGAAGGCGCGCCGTGATCTCGCCCGGGTCAAGACGGTCCTCCAGCAGCGTGCCACCGAGTCGGCAGCGGCGGAAGGGAACAAGTAGCCATGGCAACGAACGAGGCGAATGCGCCCGCCGCGCAGGCCGAGACGGCCGCGAAGCCGCATGGCTTCCGCCGCAAGCTCGTGGGGCGCGTGAAGAGCAACAAGCAGGACAAGACCGTCGTGGTCGAGGTCGTGCGTAACTCGCCGGACCCGATGTACAAGAAGTACGTCCGGGCTCGCGAGCGCTACAAGGCGCACGACGAGAAGAACGAGTACAAGGTCGGTGATCGCGTGGAGATCCAGGAGCACCGCCCGATTTCGCGCGAGAAGCGCTGGATCGTGACGAAGCTCATTTCCCGCCCGGTGGAGGAGTAGCCATGATCCAGGTCACGACGCATCTCGAAGTGGCTGACAACTCCGGGGCTCGGGTCGTCAAGTGCATCAAGGTTCTCGGTGGCTCGCGTCGCAAGTACGCGGGGCTCGGCGATGTGATCGTCGTGTCCATCAAGGAAGCCATGCCGGGCACCAAGGTGAAGAAGGGCGACACTGCGCGCGCGGTCGTGGTGCGCACGGCGCGTGAGTATCAGCGGTCGGACGGCACTTACATCAAGTTCGACACGAACAGCGCGGTGCTGATCAACAAGGAGAAGGAGCCGATCGGGACCCGTATTTTCGGGCCGGTGGCTCGCGAGCTCCGCGCGAAGAAGTTCATGAAGATCATCTCGCTCGCGCCGGAGGTGCTCTGATGCGACGGCTCCGAGTCGGTGACCTCGTGCAGGTCATCAGCGGCAAGGACAAGGGCAAGCAGGGACGCGTGACGAAGGTCCTCGCGGAGGACGACAAGGTCGTCGTCGAGGGGATCAACGTGGTGACGCGGCACCAGCGCCCGACGCCGCGCAATCAGCAAGGCGGCAAGATCACGAAGGAGGCGCCGCTCCATGCCTCCAAGGTGATGCCGGTGGATCCGACGACGGGCAAGCCCACGCGGGTGAAGGCCACGATCGTCGATGGCAAGAAGCAGCGCACCGCGAAGAGCGGCGCCGTGATCGCGGCAGGCTGAGCCATGGCGGACAAGAAGGAAGAGAAGAAGGGCAAGGGCGACAAGCCCAAGGACGCCAAGCCGGCGGCGAAGCCGCAGGCGGCTGCGGCCGGCAAGGGTGGCAAGGACGCCGGGAAGGGCGGCAAGGGCAGGGGCGAGGCGAAGGCCGCGCCGCAGGCCGAAGTCGCCGAGGTGCCGGTCGATCCGAACTACGCGCCGCGTCTGCGCAAGAAGTATCGTGAGGCCGTCGGGGCCGCGCTCACGAAGCGCTTCGGGTACAAGAACCCGATGATGGTTCCGCGCCTCGAGAAGGTCGTGATCAACATGGGCCTCGGCGCTGCCGTCGGGAACCCGAAGATCATCGACTCCGCTGTCGAGGACATGCGGGCGATCTCGGGCCAGAAGCCGGTCGTGACGCGCGCCCGCAAGTCGATCGCGACGTTCAAGCTCCGCGAGAACCTCCCGATCGGCGTGATGGTCACGCTGCGCGGCGAGCGGATGTGGGAGTTCGTCGATCGCCTGATCAGCTTCTCCCTGCCGCGCGTTCGCGACTTCAAGGGCGTGAGCCCGAAGGGCTTCGACGGCAAGGGGAATTTCACGATGGGTCTGCGCGAGCAGATCATTTTCCCTGAAATCGACTACGACAAGGTCGACGTCGTGAAGGGAATGAACATCTCGTTCGTGACGACCGCGCGCACCGACGAGGAGGGACGAGCCCTTCTCACGGAGCTTGGGATCCCGTTCAGGCATTGAGGAACGTTCGATGGCCCGTGCAAAAGAATTCGCCAAGCTGAACCGGCCGCCCAAGTTCGCCGTGCGGCACCGGAACCGTTGCAAGGTGTGCGGCCGTTCGCGGGCTTATTACCGCGATTTCGAGCTCTGCCGCATCTGTCTTCGTACGTTCGCGCTCCGAGGCGAGCTGCCGGGCGTGATCAAGGCGAGCTGGTGATGCCATGATGACCGATCCGATCGCCGACATGCTGACCCGGATCCGGAACGCTGCCCTTGCGCGGCACGATCGGACCGAGGTTCCTGCAAGCAAAATGAAGCAGGCCGTTGCCGAGATCCTCAAGTCCGAGGGTTACATCGCGGATGTGCGGCCGAGTGAAAGCAACTCTGGGAAGCTGACGATCGTGCTGAAGTACGGGCGTGACCGCTCGAGCGCGATCGACGGCGTCCGTCGGGTGAGCCGCCCGGGGCGACGCGTGTACGTCAAGCACGACCGCATCCCCCGCGTGCTCTCCGGGCTCGGGATCTCGATCCTGAGCACCTCCCACGGCCTGATGAGCGACCGCGACGCCCGCAAAAACAAGCTCGGAGGCGAGCTCCTCTGCGAGGTGTGGTGATGCAGACGGCTACGACGCAACAAAGCGAGACCGCCAAGACCTCGCGCATCGGCAAGCGGCCGGTGGACGTCCCCAAGGGCGTCACCGTGGCGGTGCAGGGGCGCAAGCTCGAGGTCAAGGGCGCCAAGGGGCAGCTCGCGCGCGAGCTGCCCGCCTCGGTCGAAGTGAAGGTCGACGGCGCCAAGGTGCACGTGACCTCGACGGCCCCCGGGCGTGATGGCTCGCGGCTGCAGGGGCTCGTGCGTGCGCTGCTCGCCGGCATGGTGAAGGGTGCGTCCGACGGCTACGAGCGGGTGCTCGAGCTGAAGGGCACCGGTTACCGTGTCGACTTGAAGGGCACGACGCTCACGTTCGCGCTCGGGTATTCGCACCCGGTCGTGTTCAACGTGCCGAAGGGCCTCACGGCGACGATCCCTGCGGATTCGAAGGGCACCGTCCTCGTCCTGAATGGCGCCGACAAGGAGCTCATCGGGCAGACGGCTGCGACGATCCGCGGCTTCCGTCCGCCGGAGCCCTACGGTGGCAAGGGCGTTCGTTATCGCGGCGAGCGCGTTCGCGAGAAGGCCGGTAAGGCTGGCGGTAAGGGCGGCAAGAAGTAACCGAGCGGGGCGACCTCGTGTCGCCCCTACAGGTACGGGGTTACGACCATGGCTATGAAGATCGTCGGACGGGAGCGCCGCAAGCTCCGCATTCGCAA is part of the Polyangium spumosum genome and harbors:
- a CDS encoding choice-of-anchor L domain-containing protein, whose product is MRSSLSTLLVPALVAYAAAAGCAADGGGGSAGSTNVNAGGSGGMGGAAGAGGMGGTGGAGGMGGMGGSGAGPMGCVSDGDCANDPGGTICDVSTGVCVACLPSPDPFLDDCGMGQYCNPTSKKCEVGCTIKSDCPGAQACDTMMNKCVGCVIDTDCNAGSICISSTCIPGCSGVQPCQAGFSCCGSSCYDLSGDENNCGFCNNSCKSPTNGTALCDNGLCVLGSCKNGFADCNQNSEDGCEWNVLQDGACACVPGQTQSCYQGVPGTVGVGPCKAGTQTCKEDGSGWGDCVGQVLPKYEVCANAIDDDCNGAADDFGGDFDGDGYSSCGGGDCCDYLSPGCSNPKAVNPGAYEFPNDGLDNDCDSTTPDNEEPQPCSEAAKLTGVLAEDVAKAIELCQFVEENPPAGEYKKWGVLSADLVLANGNAPTGAQLTTLQNKSTAILQNFGTNVVPQKGATMAGLSTGMMRDENDAGFAGYHVYNGIDSDPPSAYLLANGGKLPSSQGCNGTCTSGSDANDPVNVRLKIRTPTNAKSFTYSFRFFSFEYWTFQCTTFNDFFLALLTSGSPGLPLDKNVAKDASGNAISVNNGFFDVCVPKGCNTCPFGTTDLAGTGLTLDNSGGGTKWLFNDASIVPGETITLELMVFDVGDQNYDSLVLIDNFKWNAADLGTGVHD
- a CDS encoding choice-of-anchor L domain-containing protein, giving the protein MARSLLFSSSLLLLAGTLGLASCSDDSTGTGGNGATGGSGGAGAAGGMGGTGGGTGGAGGGTGGAGGVGGVGGMGGAGGMGGAGGMGGAGGVGGMGGAGGMGGMGGAGGMGGMGGAGGAGGGMGGAGGGGGAGGDPMSIDADNDGWTIGDGDCCDNDIKCDSPEGVNPGAFEYLGNGIDDDCDPSTKDDVVATDCTDAPLATPTSTLELVKAMELCQFTLENAPLPQRKWGVISSQLVLADGSSAQVPKDVQVGVLANYGPNVTPRKGATMAALSTGTARDVDDPGFVYPQNGPNPDVQKGNFKANTLCPIPADYLAANGGKLPSPDECPSCLGENCTKAYDSVNFKLRIRVPTNARSFSYRLKAYTAEYPEYTCGQFNDFFLALLRSNWQPDPMADPPQVPLPADRNIAKDANGNSITVNNAFFEVCFPSPISPPGACPAGTLELIGTGMGGWDGDYKDGGGTVWLVNEAPVVPGETIDLEFIVADAGDSNVDSTVLLDYFRWGLQAAAAGVHK
- the rplV gene encoding 50S ribosomal protein L22, producing MLSKASAMFSRISPRKARMIADLVRGRDAADAIQLLQFTEKSAAPVIKKVIESAVANARQGGADVDALFISKATVDKGPNKFNRRWRPRAMGRATKVVKGVSHIVIELSERK
- the rpsC gene encoding 30S ribosomal protein S3; the encoded protein is MGQKTHPYGFRVGVIKTWSSKWYEDGNAYQKWLHEDIRIKRAIKQYLYNANIASVEIERAANRAKVIVYTARPGMVIGKGGKGIETLKGGNVGTASKGETVFPGVASFTDNEVFIDVQEVRKAETNAQLVAENIATQLERRIAFRRAMKKAVATAMKFGAKGIRVRCAGRLGGSEMSRVETYREGRVPLHTLRADIEFGLAEARTKVGIIGVKVWIFKGEVLQRKSRRIQ
- the rplP gene encoding 50S ribosomal protein L16, with product MLSPKRTKFRKMQKGRIRGVATTGSDVSFGDFGLQALEPARITSRQIEAARMAIQRHCKRAGKLWIRIFPDRPVTKKPLEVRMGGGKGAPEEWAAAVRPGRVMYEISGVPEEMAREAFRLASHKLPMACKFIARGIV
- the rpmC gene encoding 50S ribosomal protein L29 → MKAKDLRERTTEHLQELEKTLGREVFDAKFKNFTNRLNDTAAIRKARRDLARVKTVLQQRATESAAAEGNK
- the rpsQ gene encoding 30S ribosomal protein S17, which translates into the protein MATNEANAPAAQAETAAKPHGFRRKLVGRVKSNKQDKTVVVEVVRNSPDPMYKKYVRARERYKAHDEKNEYKVGDRVEIQEHRPISREKRWIVTKLISRPVEE
- the rplN gene encoding 50S ribosomal protein L14 codes for the protein MIQVTTHLEVADNSGARVVKCIKVLGGSRRKYAGLGDVIVVSIKEAMPGTKVKKGDTARAVVVRTAREYQRSDGTYIKFDTNSAVLINKEKEPIGTRIFGPVARELRAKKFMKIISLAPEVL
- the rplX gene encoding 50S ribosomal protein L24; this encodes MRRLRVGDLVQVISGKDKGKQGRVTKVLAEDDKVVVEGINVVTRHQRPTPRNQQGGKITKEAPLHASKVMPVDPTTGKPTRVKATIVDGKKQRTAKSGAVIAAG
- the rplE gene encoding 50S ribosomal protein L5, which encodes MPVDPNYAPRLRKKYREAVGAALTKRFGYKNPMMVPRLEKVVINMGLGAAVGNPKIIDSAVEDMRAISGQKPVVTRARKSIATFKLRENLPIGVMVTLRGERMWEFVDRLISFSLPRVRDFKGVSPKGFDGKGNFTMGLREQIIFPEIDYDKVDVVKGMNISFVTTARTDEEGRALLTELGIPFRH
- a CDS encoding type Z 30S ribosomal protein S14; its protein translation is MARAKEFAKLNRPPKFAVRHRNRCKVCGRSRAYYRDFELCRICLRTFALRGELPGVIKASW
- the rpsH gene encoding 30S ribosomal protein S8, which encodes MMTDPIADMLTRIRNAALARHDRTEVPASKMKQAVAEILKSEGYIADVRPSESNSGKLTIVLKYGRDRSSAIDGVRRVSRPGRRVYVKHDRIPRVLSGLGISILSTSHGLMSDRDARKNKLGGELLCEVW
- the rplF gene encoding 50S ribosomal protein L6, producing the protein MQTATTQQSETAKTSRIGKRPVDVPKGVTVAVQGRKLEVKGAKGQLARELPASVEVKVDGAKVHVTSTAPGRDGSRLQGLVRALLAGMVKGASDGYERVLELKGTGYRVDLKGTTLTFALGYSHPVVFNVPKGLTATIPADSKGTVLVLNGADKELIGQTAATIRGFRPPEPYGGKGVRYRGERVREKAGKAGGKGGKK